The DNA segment ttttttattgtaatttatttgttatatagaatgttttagttttcttttctttttaaaaatgttcaATTACCAAATAATGTGATTTAAAAGTATATTAGctgaatttttattagtttattgataattaatattttagttacaCCTAAATGATACAATATActattaatttatcaattttAGACTTCATATTACAACACTTACATATGTaactgatttatatattttagtatgttgttaataaaatagaacGTTTTACTTTGACTTTTAAATTACTTCACAAACAGATCTAAAAATTCATAACTTTCTCCATTCATTAAACTTACAAAGCgataacaataatatatattactcTTAGTTATGTAGCTGCTTCATAACTGTAGTCGCTGTCTCCGCCTCTGTCCCGATCATGGTCATAGTCATCGTCATAGTCATGATCCTTACCCAAACATCAAAACATTGTTCATCAGCAACACTTGCTTGTTGTTGCAGTGCTTTCAACATCTGCTCCCCTTATGGTACACTGCTGGAGTACGATCACTTAATTCGTAACTTAAATATTTGATCTATAGGTCGGTTGCTACATACAATAGCATTGTATATATTTAAGAACTCTGATCTATATTCATGTTTCTCAAGCCAATAGAAGCTCATGTTTCTCTACCATAGCCGGAGTATGTATATGAGTTTTCAACTGATTCACAAGCTGAAACACATCATCCCGAACTTCCGACCCAGCCCGAGACCCTAAATGACTGATTGACGGTCGGAATGCCTAGCAGAGCTGATGAGAACACTGGTGCTGTGACTGCTGTCCTCAGTTATGTCGAGTCCACTAAAACAGTGCATGTTGTTTTGATCTAAATATCAGCCAGCCTTGATATTCTCACTGATTTCAGTGCCATGTTCTGCGTATAGAGACGAAAGGATCAAGTTGCTTATCATTTCATTAATGCAGATAAGCTGGTCGGTTTTACCTTAGCTTCCAGTGACGGGAAGACATTCCAAAACTGTAAGGTTTCATCTCCTGCTCATATTTCAATCGTTTGTCCGTTAGGTGATACTGCAAAGTACAAACCTCGGTATGTGTGACCTGTCAGAGCTGCATTCTTAATCACAAAGAAAGATATAGGTTTAATTAACCACATAATTTGACAAAGGTCAGAGAGAATTATTACTTTGGAGTAAGTTAGATATTTCTAtacttttatttggttttgAGAGAATCCGTGCGTGCTAAACAGCTTCTTACGTTCTTTGACCAAGCTAGATTGCATACCTGTCATATGCAAGAACAAAGAGGGTTATGACATTTCATTATGTAATGTGAAATCATGGCAAAACTAATAAGAAATTTACTTGACTGTAACTATCTATAAAACCTAAATGAGTATTAGTTGTATTTCGAAAACATATGAATCTATCATGAGCCCCACCACATCAGCAAGAAGCTCGTTAACATAAGGATACCAAGCAATGGCTTTAGAAGCACGcaccaaactaaaaaaatcttgGGTTACTTTAAGATTCAAAAACTACTGTGCACATCGTTGTAAAGGATATTCAAACTTTTAAACCAAAATATGTATTCATCCACAGTATAATATGTAATATGCACAAACCAGACGCAAGgattgaaaataaatttgatcattcatatcactcattcataagttttttattttttatgttgtcaCTCCAACCACAATGTTGCTCACCTgaaatatatgtgtattttgGTCACTTTGAAACGTTAGGGGAAGTGAAAGATCTCTGGAAATTTGTCGGGCAAGAAGACGGAGAGGAAACCTGACAAAGAGAAAACCTAGATATTGGTGTTGCTTTCCATTTTGTTTAAGTCCATCCGCAATCAAAATAATGTTTACAAAGCCCATCCGCAATCAAAGCCTAGTCCATGCAAAGTGAACAAAACACAGATTTGGCTTGCGTGTTGAGAGTGCCACGTGTCCAAAAACGTCCCTTCCTTCCCGATGATGTGGCAGCCTGTGGAGAGAGACAAGACAACTTTATTGTTATAGATTTACCAGTAAAAAGAAGCTAGTTACACAGACTGGTATTTTGGGTTAGGTTTTGAGTAAATCAGACATAAAGAAAATGTATCTATATAGGATTTGATAGACTTTCCGTTCAGATTCGAATCAATTGCCACCGGTTTTGGGTCAGTTCGGTTGCCACCAGTTCGGGGTCAGTTTGGTTATTGATGTTTGGAACCGTTTAGAACCTGAAAAACAGGTTACATTCAGTTTAGGTAACATAGTCCTCGTTCAGACCTGATGACATTATAAATACCAAAAATCAATGAAGTATTCAAAATTGAACCAGAATAACCAACATAAAACTTACTCATTCATCGAAAATGTAATACAAAAACACACAGAATATGAACATAGTTTGTCAAACATACAAATGAGagttaaacacacaaaaacttAAGTCATAACAAAAATGAGAGGGCAAACACAGAAACatagttaattaaaaataaacaaaatgctTGATAAAGAAAGTACTTAAACTCTTATCGTCTTGTACACAGAATGACCATGACCAAATCGTTTATATCCAAAACCGAACTGAAAGGTCCATTTTAGGTCGGATCGAGTCAGGGTATTCAGTTCCAGATAAAAACAACATGTTTGTTAGTGACCATATTAAATGTTATTATCGCTTGGATGAGACTGTCTTGTGTGAATGCTAGTTGATCAGTACTTAGAAGTTTGATTAAATAGGATGCTGAAAGCCAATTTCAATTTCaacataataacaaaaaaaatcttttaaaacatgGATATATGCATAAAGAgattcattaaaaatatgaagTACCGGTTATGTAAAAGCCTCCATCCCGTGATTGGACTGattgtttattaatatttctataCTATGAAGTCTGAATTTTGAAACTGAAAAGATGAATTTTACATATTAGTGAAGAAAATATTATGTGGGATTTTCATCATGATGCAAAGAGTATAGTCAAACGCAAATATCATAAAAAAGTTTAGGATGGTGGGATCAATCATGAATCTTTGGCAAGTACAATTAATGGCAGTAATATcgtacatataatatttttcataatttataataacataGTTAATCATTGTTAAAAAAAGGTTATTGGTTTATGCATTTTAATGGATATAAAAATCTCAAAGAAATCTGATGTTATTTagcatataattttaaaaccaagttgaaatcattttttattatatatgatttataaaacttaaattAGATAAtgtgttattaaatatatgatttattaattataattttaataatttgttatttaatcatatatatttactaatattaattttaatattatttttatttaataaaatatatttactaatttgaattttaatcattttttatttaatcatatatatttactaataaATTTGATGGATTTGAAAGAATttctttattaaatatataaagactaaaatacaaagaaaaactcCCAAATTTGTAAATACCAATTAAAATAGACATTCTAGATATAAAAATCAATAAGTTTTCATTAGACTTATAATTTCCATAAGAATCAGcatacctaaacaaaaaaagtttagaCTTTTAAGCGTCGATAATGGATTTGATGCGGTTCACGGCATCGTCAAGCCTCTCTTGAGCACACACCACAACATATTATAACCTATAACCGTAGACTCTCTGTGAGGCCAATAAGCAGCTCCTGCAAGGTGAAGGCTATGCAAAAGGTCGCTCTCCGCTACAGGATATAGTAACCATGATGTCGAATTTTACACCACTCTCCTTAGTGGATTGGTAGCACCCACAATTTATTCTCCACATCAACTCTCACTTCTGTTCCCTATGAGGTGTTCTCCAGAGTTGAAACATACACTCTCTCCTGTTCAGCAGACTGGACATTTAAAAGGCGTTTTTCTCCCTCCCAAAATATAAGGCTCCTGGCCAGGATGGTTATCCGGAGAGTCTACTAATAATTAGGAAGCTATAGGGAATTATATGATTGATGGTGTTCTTGaattttttaaaggaaaaattATCTGTCAATGGAATGCAAAGATCCTCACtcttgttttgaagaaatctaGTGCTTCAAGGATCACACACTTCCGGCCAGTATCATGTTGTAACTCATATATAAAATTGCCTCAAAAGGTCCTTGCAAACAGGCTTAAGAGTGCGATTCTGACGGTGATCTCTCATGGCCAGTCAGCTTTTATATCGAGAAGAACACTTGTGGAAATTTTCCTATTAGTCACATAACTGGGGCAAGGCTATAAAGGGAAGtcgataccaaaatgttgtatgCTAAATTTTGATTTCAAGAAGTATTTTGACAAGTTAAACTGGGATTTTATTATGAATAAGATGGAAGCAATGGAGTTCCCAGAGGGATTCAGAAATCTGATCAGGAAGTGCACCACTACTGTGAGTTACTCGGTGGCAGTTAATGGTGAACTTTTCTGTTATTTTCATCGTACTTGTGAGCTGAGACAGGGTAATCCGCTCTCTCCCTACCTCTTTGTGTTGTCTGTCAAAGTCTTTTCTCAGATGCTAAGTGCCACCACGTGTGTGTGGAAGTCTCTATTTGTTATCACACCAACGCTATAGAGCCTGCCAAAACCATTTAGCATTCGCTGATGATATCATGGTCTTCTCAGATGGTAAGAAGAAGTCACTGGTAAGCATCACTGGCAAATTTGGTAATTTCGCAGCATCGTCCAGATTGAGTACGAACAAAGACAAAACATAACTATTCCTGACGGGAATGACCCAAAATGAAACCTTAGACATCTCGAGTCTTGGTTTCAAGTTCGGTTCACTCCATGTTCGGTATCACATATTCTAGTTGATGCACCAGAACCGCTATTGGACAAGATTTCAGGATGCTTCAATTTATGGTCTGCAAAATCGCTCTCTTATGCTGGCTGGTGTCAGATTTTGTCATCAGTAATTTATGAAATGTTTAACTTATGAGCATCTTCTTTTATCCTTCATAAAGGCTGCATTAATAAGATACAATCACTGTGCACTAAATTCATGTGGGGACGACGTATTGATCAACGCTCAACAACAAGAATCTCATGAAAAACAGTTTGTCTTCCTAAAATTGAAGGCGGCTTGGGTCTAAGGGACTTTGGTGTTTGGAGTAAAACATTGTGTATAAAACTGATTTGGATTCTTCTTGCAAagactgtttttttttgggatgaATAGTTGTAATCTTATCATTTGCATAACATAAATTTCTGGAGCATAACTGAGGACAAGCAAACTTTTTAGACGTTGTGGTCTCTGCTTCGTCTAAGACTACTCGCGGCTTAATTTATTTGTACTAGCTAGAGTAGGAACATATACATCAACAAGCTTTTGGTGGGACCACTTGACTTCTATGGCACCTCTCGTTCTGGCTTTCGGGCAAATTGGACCTCATGATCTGATGAACCAACTTTTGGCTTGGTCCCCGATGTTTGTAATGATGGCTACTGTATTGGGTTCGCTCCAGAGCTGTTGAAGATCTGAAAATGTACCTAACCATGATTCATCTATCTATATGCCACTCTTAACCTTATCTTGTATACTGAAACATCAACAATGAGACTGTCAAAACGTTTTCAACCTCTCATACCTAGGAAGCTATCAGACATTGTGAGCCAATAAAGCAATATACATTCTTGGTTTGGTTCAAGGAAAGAGTAACCCGTCATGCTTTCAATTTCTGTGTTGCTAATCTGGACAGACTTCTAACTAAGTTGAGACTTGTGACCTGGGAATGAATATCTCGACACCTGCATTCTCTACAACTCTGCAACAGAGAACATGGAccatctttttcttctctcaTCGACAGGTGAAGAAATTTGGGTCCATGTACTGCAAATACTTGGAggatcatcatcatatgttcCATTCGTGGTCAGCTATGCTGTAATGGTTTTCTTTAAAGGGCCCAAGAACTATCACTTTGCTGAAACGTTTAGCGCCTCAAGTGGCAATATACAACATATATATGGTTTAAACACAATCAAAGAATTCACAACAACATGATAACCCCATCTGATCTGATTTTCAAAATGATCGACTGAAGCATCCGTGATGTTATCCTTAGTAAGAGTCACAACTCTAATTTTTGGAAAGCAATGCAGTTGTGGCTTACGAATAAAATGATTGTTCTTTATTGCATTCTTCTATTTCTTGGCTTAGCTTTTATACTCTTATCCAGGTATTACATATGATACAAAAACTAAGCTAGCGAGATATCAAATTCCTAGAAACTTAAAGCCATCAGTACACAAGATCATACTCTGGAGACTAGCCGGCTTAATTGAACAAATTCTCCGGAAGcttaaacaaaacataattaacaaaacttaaaagagaacccaataacaaaaattaggttaaatttataagacaccAATATCTATAAGCACATCTTTCCTCATCCAGTAAATCCGCCACAAGAAGCAAACAACAACACACATGCTGATCAAACAGATTTAGAACCGTGAGACAAAAACAGAAGAAATGAGATACGGACAGaggcaaaaaaataaattttcagatCTAGATCTATATCTACAATCATATAAGCTTCAAACTTGAATAAGATGCATAAATACTAAAatgagaataaaataaataaagtcgACCAACGGTGACTTGGATAGCCGGAACCGTTAGCCGGAAACGCGATTTAGATTAGAATTAAGTTAGAGAAAAGACTGAAGAATTcttaaagagaaaaataaatgtAGCTCTTTATTAGGCCTACTCTTTATCTTTTTGTAAAATCTATTTCTAGTTTGATCTgcttattttgtaaaattttacaaaccattatcattttatatgaaattcaacttcttggaaaaGAAGTTTAGCTTATTTTGACGaagtaaaatatgaagaaaaaaactTGTGTAGAGAGTTTTGGTTTCTTTGGCTTGGTTTAAAACATATTTGAcataaaataaagataatttaCAGGCCGACAGGTGTAGCTTTCAAAGTATTatattagttttgaaatatCATGGTGTAGACATAGAAGGCATCAAGTTGATCTAAATATTAATAGTTTGTTGTTTTAAATACTAACGCTGCATTTATTTAAGGTAAAACATATTAGAATTCAAAATGCTTATGTATAGGCTTACATCATCCAAAATATTTGGACCCCCAACgagaaattactaaaaatatcatattaatagtatcatttttcatatttaaactaattattttatcttCGCTTTAACGtaaagcaaaaaatatttataattctagaattaactaatatagatttaaagtttagaaTTGAATGGTCAAACAGAGTTTtttgaatgtaaaatttaggattctaataaatatataaataaaatttcaaaaatataattttttttaaaaatagtttcaaaaatattttttattaattttaaataattatttattatatatatagagaacaaaagtataaggaaaaaaatatttttgaaaatatctcttATTGATGATAACATGAATAAtgatatcaaaaaaataataaacatgaaaatttccCCCAAGTCATCCTCTACGTGATTCCACGAGCCGCGAACAATTTCTTCAAGCTGAGTCGTCTTTCAATGTATAAATAATATTCTCGTTTTTGTACATCTCACTGGATTCTTAATTTCTTATACAAATATCTCCTTTAGTTTGTCTGTTTATAATACATGTGCGTATATTTGCCCTAAttgtaaatttagtttttttttcttttcaggtaaaacataaaaattactagtatatattttttttcgtaAATTCATGGATTTCAGACAATTTcttgaaaataaattatctctatgcatatcattattttttgacataaatttttttaatacatttttaaacatagtttttgtttttgtttttttttttggaaacactaaaaaacatagtttttgtttactcgataaatattttttactaataAACGAATGTTCAGTTCAGATCAAGAAAATGGTAGTGGtgtattcaaaaatataatatggcatattaaaattttaagtttaatgtATGTAGATTAAtatagaaaaattcaaaacaaaacatcATTTATTAGCTACACAAAAGGTATTGAAACAATTATAAAGACTAAGACCATCTTCGCTgctttactttatttttttctctaaaacagAGTAACCCTATAGTAGAGTTGGATgttgctccaatggtactctattttagagtgaaaaataaagtgatgaacaaaaaataaaaaaaagtactttatatatagagtaaaaaataggtttacacTATTATATAGTAGAAAATATAGTATCATTGAAACTTTTTtactctaaattttattttagaagagaaaataaaatgaggttggagatgccctaaagCATACTGAAGATCAtaaattgtcataaatattaaaaacatgttagtaaattgtaaattaaaaatgttatctaaatcaaaacatttttatgCCACACATATTTTTGTGAATCaaagaaattatatacttttcttatagaaaaatattttttttaaaagaaaaataccgataattaaaaagtgtattttacaaaatttaactaGTTTTTGTCTAAAAGTACCTGCCCCTGATATGACCTTATCAAATGAGATATGAGTGAGGTATATGCTTATAAAAAATGTGATTCCTCATTATAGTACCTATTACGTCGACgtataacatttcaaaaatcttataaTTTCTTAACTTCAATTTGACAACAgagatttatttgattattttgtcGGTCAATATAATATCTATATCTGTCTCTATATATAGGTCAGTAATATTCAACCTATAGTTCAGGACATCCTCCACCTAAATCCTCAACAGAAGAAAAAAGCTTTAAAAACTGTCTTTAGTCTAGCAAAAATGCATGCATTGGGCCCTCCATTATTCCCAAACTGTGGATGGGTGTCGAGAGGAGAGTATGAGAGCTACAACCTCATCGGAGATAACCATAAAATCGGCACGTTTCTTGATTTTCCGGTACCGAAGACGTATGGAGTGGTTCATCATCAGACCAGCTTAGGGGTTTCTGTTTCGTCAGAGGGAAATGGAATAAATAACAATTCGGTCGTGATCAAGAAGCTAAATCACAATGCTAATGAGCGTAACCGTCGCAAGAAAACCAACTCTTTGTTCTCATCTCTTCGTTCATGTCTTCCAAGCTCAGATGAGCCGGTAATTAAGTAGCTAAAATGTCATCTGAATACATTTCATATCAAAACCAATCACCAATAGTTAGCTTGGTTACTCTATTTGGTACCATTTAAAAGCATCTAATGAACcttttcattttttctgtttgttttattttattgcaGAAGAAGCTAAGTATTCCTCAGACGATTTCGCGGAGCGTGCAGTACATACCGGAGCTGCAAGAGGAAGTTAAGAAGCTGATACAAAAGAAGGAGGACCTCTTGTTGCGAGAATCGGGTCAAAGAGAACGTTACGCTAAGCCAGAACCAAAAGTGGCTGCTAGTTATTTCTCCACCGTTTTTGCGACTAAGCTTAGAGATAACGAAGTAATGATCCAAATCTCATCGTCCAACATTCGTAATTTTTCGATATATAATGTTTTGAGTGGACTAGAAAAAGATGGGTTTGTTCTCGTTGATGTTTCATCTTCGAGTTCTCGAAGAGAACAACTCTTCTGCACCTTGCATCTCCAAGTGGACAAGATTGATAATTACAAGCTAATTTGTGAAGAGCTAAGTCAAAGGATCTTGTACTTGTATGAGGAATGTTGAAACTAGTTTAAATAAGAGAGATTTGTTCTTATTTCGTTTGAACTGTGTCGTCCATTCTATAGATAATATGTCATTCTTGACTAAAGCCTTGTCTACTTCTAGTCGAGTtgctttctgttttttttttcggagCCAGTGATCGA comes from the Brassica napus cultivar Da-Ae chromosome A7, Da-Ae, whole genome shotgun sequence genome and includes:
- the LOC106356239 gene encoding transcription factor ORG3 → MHALGPPLFPNCGWVSRGEYESYNLIGDNHKIGTFLDFPVPKTYGVVHHQTSLGVSVSSEGNGINNNSVVIKKLNHNANERNRRKKTNSLFSSLRSCLPSSDEPKKLSIPQTISRSVQYIPELQEEVKKLIQKKEDLLLRESGQRERYAKPEPKVAASYFSTVFATKLRDNEVMIQISSSNIRNFSIYNVLSGLEKDGFVLVDVSSSSSRREQLFCTLHLQVDKIDNYKLICEELSQRILYLYEEC